A genomic stretch from Acidobacteriota bacterium includes:
- a CDS encoding metallophosphoesterase has translation MRYLILSDIHSNLEALEKALDLADGRHDQVLCLGDLVGYGPDPNAVISRIQPLARVIVRGNHDKACCGLTDTEDFNFLARAATEWTRSQLTPEHSEFLRNLPNGPVRVDGIELVHGSPFDEDEYIFDSIGAIQAFQSSEAPLIFFGHSHQQGGFLLTADKRLDHISLPAIEDDQPAGVFFREDARFLLNPGSIGQPRDSDYRAAFAILDLDGQRVDFYRTPYDLAKTQQKMRAAGLPEPLVARLEVGR, from the coding sequence GTGCGGTACCTGATTCTGAGTGACATCCATTCGAACCTTGAAGCGCTTGAGAAGGCGCTCGACCTGGCTGATGGCAGACACGACCAGGTCTTGTGTCTTGGCGACCTGGTGGGCTACGGTCCTGACCCCAATGCAGTGATCAGCCGCATCCAGCCGCTGGCCAGGGTGATTGTGCGCGGCAACCATGACAAGGCCTGCTGCGGGCTCACGGACACCGAGGATTTCAACTTTCTGGCCCGCGCTGCGACAGAGTGGACGCGCTCCCAGTTGACGCCGGAGCACTCCGAGTTTCTGCGTAATCTTCCGAACGGGCCGGTCCGGGTTGACGGCATCGAGCTGGTGCACGGCTCACCCTTTGACGAAGATGAATACATCTTCGACTCGATCGGCGCGATCCAGGCTTTCCAGTCATCAGAGGCCCCGCTGATCTTTTTCGGCCACAGCCACCAGCAGGGCGGCTTTCTGCTGACCGCCGACAAGCGGCTCGATCACATCTCACTGCCCGCTATCGAGGACGACCAGCCTGCCGGCGTTTTCTTCCGCGAAGACGCGCGGTTTCTTCTCAATCCCGGGTCGATCGGCCAGCCCCGCGACAGCGACTACCGCGCGGCTTTTGCCATCCTGGACCTCGACGGCCAGCGCGTGGACTTTTACCGCACGCCCTACGATCTGGCCAAAACCCAGCAGAAGATGCGGGCGGCAGGACTGCCCGAACCTCTGGTCGCTCGCCTGGAAGTCGGGCGATGA
- a CDS encoding DUF2393 domain-containing protein, whose translation MPSHSRINQSANPALRRLAAAVALAVAALAGCGVGKKQVEKSPSRPEEPSYLRNIQITPGRVEAAQNFLQHTITTVYGTVTNNGNKTVRNLEISLTFSDIEGKPIEQKSATPIANDDPPLKPGETRPFQLSFDQVPDMWNQAPPQMAPVRVVLAGD comes from the coding sequence ATGCCCAGTCATTCACGCATCAATCAATCGGCGAACCCTGCTCTGCGTAGACTGGCGGCGGCGGTTGCCCTGGCAGTTGCAGCGCTTGCGGGATGCGGCGTCGGCAAAAAGCAGGTGGAAAAGTCCCCTTCCAGGCCTGAGGAACCTTCGTATCTTCGGAACATCCAGATCACGCCGGGCCGGGTCGAAGCAGCCCAGAACTTTCTGCAACACACGATAACCACCGTCTACGGCACCGTGACCAACAACGGAAACAAGACCGTTCGCAACCTCGAAATCAGCCTCACATTCTCTGATATCGAAGGGAAACCGATTGAGCAGAAAAGCGCCACGCCCATCGCGAACGACGATCCTCCACTGAAGCCCGGCGAAACCCGCCCGTTCCAGTTGTCTTTTGACCAGGTGCCCGATATGTGGAACCAGGCGCCCCCCCAGATGGCGCCGGTGCGCGTTGTGCTCGCAGGAGATTAA
- a CDS encoding TldD/PmbA family protein yields the protein MAEIDLEQIAKDLVDKATAAGASSADVVALESEEFSTALRLGKIEKLKEASSKGLGLRVFIGTQSASAYSSDFSPSSLRMLVDRTLEMARETSEDPASSLPDPTLLGRYKSDLQLHCPDVAALSTEDRIAWARRAEEAAIAQDPRIRNSEGSWYESNVGTKVYASSAGFVGSYRGSYCSVAVSPIAQSEPGGPMERDYWYSVARSVAALEPADSVGRKAAERALRRLGARKVSTRQVPVVFDAETASSLVGHIFGATRGDAIYRKSSFLMDKLGQQVAGANVTVLDDGLRPGGFGSRPFDDEGIPASTTTVIERGILKNFLLNSYAANKLGMRTTGNASRGLAGAPSVGPKNLYIEPGEHSPEEIIRSVKDGFYVTELIGFGVNVVTGDYSRGAAGLWIENGELAYPVHEVTIAGSLQDMMNHIEMIGNDLEFRRSVTSPTLRVGSLTVAGA from the coding sequence ATGGCAGAAATTGACCTCGAACAGATTGCAAAAGACCTGGTAGACAAGGCAACCGCCGCCGGAGCCAGCTCGGCCGACGTTGTGGCGCTGGAAAGCGAAGAATTTTCCACGGCTCTGCGGCTGGGCAAAATCGAGAAGCTGAAGGAAGCGTCTTCCAAGGGCCTCGGTCTGCGCGTCTTCATCGGCACCCAGAGCGCTTCCGCCTATTCCAGCGACTTCTCTCCATCGTCGCTCAGGATGCTGGTGGATCGCACGCTCGAAATGGCCCGCGAAACTTCGGAGGACCCGGCCAGCAGTCTTCCCGACCCCACCCTGCTGGGCCGCTACAAAAGCGACCTGCAGCTCCACTGCCCGGACGTTGCCGCGCTCTCAACCGAAGACCGCATCGCCTGGGCGCGCCGCGCGGAAGAGGCGGCAATAGCCCAAGACCCGCGCATCCGCAACTCCGAAGGCTCGTGGTACGAGTCGAACGTGGGCACCAAAGTTTACGCCAGCTCGGCAGGATTTGTGGGCAGCTACCGCGGGTCTTACTGTTCGGTGGCGGTTTCACCCATCGCGCAATCCGAACCCGGCGGACCCATGGAGCGCGACTACTGGTATTCAGTAGCGCGCAGCGTGGCGGCGCTGGAACCGGCCGACTCCGTGGGACGCAAGGCGGCGGAACGCGCCCTGCGGCGCCTCGGAGCGCGCAAGGTTTCGACCCGCCAGGTGCCGGTGGTCTTTGACGCTGAAACTGCTTCGTCACTGGTGGGCCACATTTTTGGCGCGACGCGGGGCGACGCCATCTACCGCAAATCCAGCTTCCTGATGGACAAACTGGGCCAGCAGGTGGCGGGAGCCAATGTGACCGTGCTCGACGACGGCCTGAGGCCGGGCGGCTTCGGCTCGCGGCCGTTTGACGACGAAGGCATTCCGGCATCCACCACCACGGTGATTGAACGCGGCATCCTGAAAAATTTTCTGTTGAATTCCTACGCGGCCAACAAGCTGGGCATGAGGACCACGGGTAACGCCTCGCGGGGACTGGCCGGAGCGCCCAGCGTCGGCCCCAAGAACCTCTACATCGAGCCGGGCGAGCATTCCCCGGAGGAGATCATCCGCAGCGTCAAAGACGGTTTCTACGTGACCGAGTTGATCGGCTTCGGCGTCAACGTGGTGACGGGCGACTATTCGCGCGGCGCCGCCGGCCTGTGGATTGAAAATGGCGAACTGGCCTACCCTGTCCACGAGGTAACCATCGCAGGCAGCCTGCAGGACATGATGAACCACATTGAGATGATCGGCAACGATCTGGAATTCCGGCGGAGCGTGACTTCACCCACTCTGCGGGTCGGCAGCCTTACGGTGGCGGGCGCCTAG
- the tldD gene encoding metalloprotease TldD produces MAANDRFFFDRYGLSQSDLERYLAEALSDGGDYADLYFEHTTSTSLAVDESLVKSALEGISVGCGVRVLAGEQTGYAYTDDLAPEKILKAARTAARIASGPSSVSTVGLTTRQPASDLYPVVAAATDRALTDRLALVRRADVAARAYDPRITQVRVNYADQSRHVLLAGSDGRVVTDFQPLVRLSVYVIAQENDKLRSGTYGGGGRVGLEFFAGESSPEKFAREASRQAIVQLDAREAPAGEMQVVLGPGWPGILLHEAVGHGLEADFNRKGISAFSGRIGKKVASDLCTVVDDGTIPSRRGSLNVDDEGEPTHKNVLIENGTLVGYLQDKISADQMKATRTGNGRRESYEHIPMPRMTNTYMLAGHDDPEEIVRSVDHGLFALHFGGGQVDITSGKFVFSASEAYLIEHGKITAPVRGATLIGDGPTVLTNVTAVGNDLALDPGIGTCGKDGQSVPVGVGIPTIKISRLTVGGTAARGMQSFT; encoded by the coding sequence ATGGCAGCGAATGACCGATTTTTCTTCGACCGTTACGGACTGTCCCAGTCGGACCTGGAGCGCTACCTTGCGGAAGCGCTTTCCGACGGCGGCGACTACGCGGACCTCTATTTTGAGCACACCACGTCCACTTCCCTGGCGGTGGACGAGTCGCTGGTGAAGTCGGCGCTGGAAGGCATTTCCGTGGGTTGCGGCGTGCGCGTCCTGGCCGGTGAGCAGACCGGTTACGCCTACACCGACGACCTGGCGCCGGAAAAAATCCTGAAGGCAGCCCGCACGGCGGCGAGAATCGCCAGCGGCCCCTCCAGCGTTTCAACCGTAGGTCTTACAACGCGGCAGCCGGCAAGCGACCTCTATCCCGTTGTAGCGGCCGCGACCGACCGCGCCTTGACAGACCGTTTGGCACTGGTGCGGCGCGCCGACGTGGCCGCGCGGGCTTACGATCCCAGAATTACTCAGGTGCGAGTGAACTATGCCGACCAGAGCCGCCACGTGCTGCTGGCGGGGTCCGACGGCCGCGTTGTGACCGACTTCCAGCCGCTGGTGCGGTTGAGCGTTTACGTGATTGCTCAGGAAAATGACAAGCTGCGCTCCGGCACCTACGGCGGCGGCGGGCGCGTGGGCCTGGAATTTTTTGCGGGGGAGAGCAGTCCCGAAAAATTTGCCCGGGAAGCCTCGCGGCAGGCGATTGTCCAGCTTGACGCCCGGGAGGCGCCGGCGGGCGAAATGCAGGTGGTGCTGGGTCCCGGCTGGCCGGGGATCCTGCTGCACGAAGCCGTGGGACACGGGCTCGAAGCCGATTTCAACCGCAAAGGCATTTCGGCCTTTTCGGGCAGGATCGGAAAAAAAGTGGCTTCCGACCTGTGCACGGTGGTGGATGACGGCACGATTCCCTCGCGGCGCGGCTCGCTGAACGTGGACGACGAAGGCGAGCCCACGCACAAAAACGTGCTGATTGAGAACGGCACGCTCGTCGGCTACCTGCAGGACAAAATCAGCGCCGACCAGATGAAGGCCACGCGCACCGGCAATGGCCGCCGCGAAAGCTACGAGCACATCCCCATGCCGCGCATGACCAATACTTACATGCTGGCCGGGCACGACGATCCCGAGGAAATTGTCCGCTCCGTCGATCACGGCCTCTTCGCGCTGCACTTTGGCGGCGGCCAGGTGGACATCACCAGCGGCAAGTTTGTATTTTCGGCTTCTGAGGCTTATCTGATCGAACATGGCAAAATCACCGCGCCGGTGCGGGGCGCGACGCTGATCGGCGACGGGCCAACCGTGCTGACCAACGTCACCGCCGTCGGTAACGATCTCGCGCTTGATCCGGGCATCGGCACCTGCGGCAAAGACGGCCAGAGCGTTCCGGTGGGCGTGGGCATCCCTACCATCAAGATCAGCCGGCTGACGGTGGGCGGTACGGCAGCGCGCGGCATGCAGTCATTTACCTGA
- a CDS encoding carboxypeptidase regulatory-like domain-containing protein: MPVLVAVVLFTAAPVAWAQSDATIAGVVTDTTGGVVPDAGVTILNSETGARRSILSNDAGRYEAPLLPAGTYEVTASKRGFDRATRRLSLAVGQRAEVNLKLPIAAGYQTVDVQEYPAEAQLTTADSSGVVSRQLVKELPLNGRSYDQLITLNPGVVNYTSQRAGGIGTNNSVIGNMFSASGRRPQENLYLLNGVEFTSASEINNTPGGASGQLLGVDAVREFAVVKDDYGAEYGKRPGAQINIVTESGTNQVHGNAYEFLRNSALDTRNFFDRGSVPQFQRNVFGGSLGGPIRKDRTFLFGNYEGYRQHLRLSNVAFVPDSASRASAVPSVQPFLALWPLANGPELLTSAGRPSGIAQAFSNPLQAIREDFGTARLDQTFTDKDSLTAVYTADDSAAKTPTTNPLSFVDITLREQVASLSETHLFSPNVLNRVTFGFSRGAYYYTGRSLASLPGFVEGRPMGAVVIGGSTANNAATQIAAAGASGSSNLTAVRNLFTLDDQVAITHGIHLLKIGAWTQRIQVNDNLAQNQFGQATFSNLQTFLDGTVSAFTVIPSSTLLGWRSLEGALYAEDVLKPRPSLELRFGFRAESTNGWNEAHGRASNYHFNSDGVIDTRPTVGRSALTVNNAKFLPAPRVGIAWSPLASKRTAIRAGFGLYYSLLDNISYRLDNLGPFNQSLVIKDAPISSIHIVPGQPLPSNSRLLPSGIQPSVETPTVEAYTLKVEQQLSQNTSLSVGYVGSHAYHELLSVDANVPVPTICPASPCPANYLAGTWYNPPGAPLANPEVGATTTWFSQGVSSYNALEVDFSRRFNRGVQLRGVYTFAKALDNGDTLNTTLATNSPSYVSNPLHPASDYGRASFDVRHSAVVNANWELPFGRPAQDGVWVQRLISNWRISGIAALQSGIPFTPQLSYNPANDGDTRNPVRPSWNPSFTRPVILGSASRYFLPGAFIQPLPGTYGNAGRNVLTGPGLVEADVSLAKKFSLGERREVQFRADFFNVLNHTNLNTPNPVVFTAATGEPSPTAGVITSTSTSSRQIQLALKLSW; encoded by the coding sequence ATGCCGGTTTTGGTGGCAGTGGTCCTGTTCACAGCGGCGCCTGTTGCCTGGGCCCAAAGCGATGCCACGATCGCCGGCGTAGTGACAGATACAACGGGAGGCGTGGTGCCGGACGCCGGCGTCACCATCCTGAATTCGGAAACGGGCGCCAGGCGAAGCATCCTCAGCAACGATGCCGGCCGGTATGAAGCCCCTTTGCTCCCTGCAGGGACCTATGAAGTTACGGCAAGCAAGCGAGGATTTGACCGTGCAACGCGCAGGCTTTCACTCGCCGTGGGACAACGCGCGGAGGTTAATCTAAAGTTGCCCATCGCCGCCGGTTACCAGACCGTTGATGTCCAGGAATATCCCGCGGAAGCGCAGCTCACTACGGCCGATAGCTCCGGGGTTGTCAGCAGACAACTGGTGAAGGAGTTGCCATTGAACGGCCGCAGCTATGATCAACTGATCACCCTTAATCCCGGCGTCGTGAATTACACATCGCAGCGCGCCGGCGGCATTGGGACGAACAATTCAGTTATCGGCAATATGTTCTCCGCGTCAGGCCGGCGGCCGCAGGAGAACCTCTACCTGCTGAATGGTGTCGAGTTTACCAGCGCATCTGAAATCAACAACACGCCGGGCGGGGCCAGCGGCCAACTGCTCGGGGTCGACGCGGTGCGCGAGTTTGCTGTGGTTAAAGACGACTATGGAGCTGAATACGGCAAACGGCCAGGCGCCCAGATCAATATTGTGACGGAATCCGGCACCAACCAGGTGCACGGCAATGCCTATGAGTTCCTCCGTAACAGCGCTCTGGACACAAGGAATTTCTTTGACAGGGGAAGCGTTCCGCAATTCCAGCGAAACGTTTTCGGCGGATCACTGGGAGGGCCAATCAGAAAGGACCGTACTTTCCTGTTCGGAAACTATGAAGGCTATCGCCAGCACCTTCGGCTCAGCAACGTGGCGTTTGTTCCGGATAGCGCCTCGCGGGCAAGCGCCGTCCCGAGCGTCCAACCGTTCCTTGCCTTGTGGCCGCTGGCCAACGGGCCGGAATTGTTGACCTCCGCGGGCAGGCCCAGCGGCATCGCGCAGGCATTCAGCAATCCATTGCAGGCCATCCGCGAAGATTTCGGGACCGCCAGGCTCGACCAGACGTTTACAGACAAGGATTCGCTTACGGCGGTTTACACCGCTGATGACAGTGCGGCCAAAACGCCCACGACAAATCCGCTGAGCTTTGTTGACATCACACTCCGGGAGCAGGTGGCCAGCCTGAGCGAAACGCACCTGTTTTCACCCAACGTTCTGAACCGGGTGACGTTCGGCTTTTCCCGCGGCGCGTATTATTACACCGGACGGTCGCTGGCCAGCCTGCCGGGATTTGTGGAGGGCCGGCCGATGGGCGCAGTGGTGATCGGCGGCAGCACGGCGAATAACGCGGCAACGCAAATCGCCGCTGCCGGCGCCAGCGGGAGCAGCAACCTCACGGCTGTCCGGAACCTGTTTACACTGGATGACCAGGTCGCCATCACCCATGGCATTCACCTTCTCAAAATCGGCGCCTGGACGCAGCGGATCCAGGTGAACGACAACCTGGCGCAGAACCAGTTTGGCCAGGCGACATTCTCAAATCTCCAGACTTTCCTTGACGGCACAGTCTCAGCGTTTACGGTCATACCGTCGTCAACGCTGCTGGGGTGGCGTTCGCTCGAGGGCGCTTTATACGCGGAAGACGTGCTGAAACCCAGGCCCTCGCTAGAACTGCGGTTCGGGTTCCGGGCCGAGTCCACAAACGGCTGGAATGAGGCGCACGGCCGCGCCTCCAACTACCATTTCAATTCGGACGGTGTTATCGACACGCGACCCACCGTGGGCCGCTCCGCCCTCACCGTCAATAACGCAAAATTTCTTCCCGCGCCGCGCGTTGGAATTGCCTGGTCACCTTTGGCGTCTAAAAGAACTGCCATCCGCGCAGGTTTTGGCCTTTACTACTCGCTGCTCGACAATATCAGCTACCGCCTGGATAATCTCGGACCTTTCAATCAATCTCTGGTAATCAAGGACGCCCCGATTTCCAGCATTCACATTGTCCCCGGCCAGCCGCTGCCTTCAAATTCCAGGCTCCTGCCGAGCGGCATCCAGCCGAGCGTCGAGACACCAACGGTAGAGGCATACACGTTGAAGGTCGAGCAACAACTCTCGCAGAATACTTCCCTGAGCGTGGGCTATGTCGGATCGCACGCCTACCACGAACTGCTCAGCGTGGATGCCAACGTCCCTGTGCCCACGATTTGCCCCGCGTCGCCCTGCCCCGCAAATTACCTGGCCGGAACCTGGTACAACCCGCCCGGCGCGCCCCTTGCCAATCCGGAAGTGGGCGCTACAACCACCTGGTTCTCCCAAGGCGTCAGCTCGTATAACGCTTTGGAAGTGGATTTCAGCCGGCGCTTCAACCGCGGAGTGCAATTACGGGGCGTTTATACGTTTGCCAAGGCCCTCGACAACGGAGATACCTTGAATACTACCCTCGCCACGAACTCGCCGTCGTACGTCAGCAATCCGCTCCATCCGGCTTCGGATTACGGCCGCGCATCTTTCGATGTGCGGCATTCCGCGGTCGTTAACGCCAACTGGGAGCTTCCCTTCGGGCGCCCCGCACAAGACGGCGTATGGGTGCAGCGGCTTATCAGCAACTGGCGGATCAGCGGAATCGCAGCATTGCAGTCGGGCATCCCATTCACGCCCCAGTTGTCTTACAACCCGGCGAACGATGGCGACACGCGGAACCCGGTGCGGCCGTCCTGGAACCCCAGTTTCACGAGGCCTGTGATATTGGGCAGCGCCAGCCGTTATTTTTTGCCCGGCGCCTTCATCCAGCCCTTGCCCGGCACCTACGGCAACGCCGGCCGAAATGTTTTGACCGGACCCGGCCTGGTGGAGGCTGACGTCTCCCTGGCGAAGAAGTTTTCCCTTGGCGAGAGGCGCGAAGTGCAGTTCCGGGCTGACTTTTTCAATGTGTTGAACCACACGAACCTGAATACGCCGAATCCGGTTGTATTCACGGCGGCAACGGGCGAACCTTCGCCAACCGCCGGAGTGATCACTTCAACGTCAACCAGTTCGCGGCAGATTCAACTGGCGTTGAAGCTGTCGTGGTAG
- a CDS encoding DUF4126 domain-containing protein: MSSAMLAALGLAMGLSYASGLKLYATLAVLGLLQSFAVIHLPASLAVLGNPILIAIALALFALEFFADKIPYVGSAWNAIHTFLRPPAAALLSYAALSPAPAEWRVLGALLGGGVAFSSHSIKTALRTPLEASPEPFSTSAFSIAEEVLAASVAWLAATHPLLTIVVVVALFAAMICLTVMLYRAFRRGFGSFARAFRA; the protein is encoded by the coding sequence ATGTCCTCAGCAATGCTGGCGGCCCTGGGTCTGGCCATGGGGTTGTCATATGCTTCGGGCCTGAAGCTTTACGCGACCCTGGCCGTGCTCGGGCTTCTTCAAAGTTTCGCGGTAATTCATCTTCCGGCTTCGCTCGCTGTTCTCGGCAATCCCATCCTGATCGCCATTGCGCTGGCTCTCTTCGCGCTGGAATTTTTTGCTGACAAAATTCCCTACGTGGGGAGCGCCTGGAACGCCATACACACGTTCCTGCGTCCTCCCGCAGCCGCGCTGCTGTCCTATGCGGCGCTCAGTCCCGCCCCGGCGGAATGGCGGGTCCTGGGCGCTTTGCTGGGCGGCGGAGTGGCGTTCTCCTCTCACAGCATCAAGACGGCCCTGCGCACTCCGCTGGAAGCCAGCCCGGAGCCGTTCAGCACCTCGGCCTTCAGCATTGCTGAAGAAGTACTGGCCGCCTCCGTAGCCTGGCTCGCGGCAACCCACCCTCTGTTGACGATTGTGGTTGTGGTGGCGCTATTCGCGGCCATGATTTGCCTGACCGTAATGCTCTATCGCGCTTTCCGCAGAGGCTTCGGATCCTTTGCGCGCGCCTTCCGCGCCTGA
- the guaB gene encoding IMP dehydrogenase, whose translation MLDGPIPEGLTFDDVLLLPARSGVLPLTADTRTQLTARITLNIPIVSAAMDTVTESRLAIALAQQGGLGVIHRTLPVDRQTVEVDKVKRSESGMIVDPVTIGPRQRIAEALEIMAQYRISGVPVTENGRLVGILTNRDLRFETRTDLKVEELMTRENLVTVPVGTTLEEAERILHQHRIEKLPVVDENYVLKGLITVKDIQKKIEYPRAAKDSHGRLRVGAAVGVTGDFLERAQELVRAQADVIVIDTAHGHSERVLDAVKVIRKALPEAELIAGNVASFEGARDLIELGVSGVKVGIGPGSICTTRVVSGAGVPQITAIAECARAARKAGIPLIADGGIKFSGDITKAIGAGASVVMIGSLFAGTEESPGETILYQGRTFKSYRGMGSVGAMQEGSRDRYGQEDLSSKLVPEGIEGRVPYKGLLADMVQQLVGGLRSGMGYSGCATISELQQTARFIRISPAGLRESHVHDVIITKEAPNYRLE comes from the coding sequence ATGCTTGACGGTCCCATCCCCGAAGGACTCACATTCGATGACGTTCTCCTTTTGCCCGCCCGGTCGGGCGTCCTGCCGCTTACGGCTGATACCCGGACGCAACTGACCGCTCGAATTACGCTCAACATTCCAATCGTCAGCGCCGCCATGGACACGGTGACGGAGTCGCGCCTGGCTATTGCACTGGCGCAGCAAGGTGGCCTTGGCGTGATCCACCGGACGTTGCCGGTTGACCGGCAGACGGTTGAAGTGGACAAGGTAAAGCGTTCTGAGAGCGGCATGATTGTTGACCCTGTTACCATTGGCCCCCGGCAGAGGATTGCGGAAGCGCTTGAGATCATGGCGCAGTACAGAATCTCCGGCGTGCCCGTCACGGAGAACGGCAGGCTGGTGGGCATCCTCACCAACCGCGACCTTCGGTTTGAAACCCGCACCGACCTGAAGGTGGAAGAACTGATGACCCGTGAGAATTTGGTGACGGTCCCTGTAGGGACCACGCTCGAGGAGGCGGAACGGATCCTTCACCAGCACCGGATTGAAAAGCTTCCGGTGGTGGATGAAAACTATGTGCTCAAAGGGCTGATCACCGTCAAGGACATCCAGAAGAAGATTGAATATCCGCGGGCGGCCAAGGATTCGCACGGGCGGCTGAGAGTGGGCGCTGCGGTCGGCGTGACGGGAGATTTCCTGGAGCGGGCGCAGGAACTTGTCCGCGCCCAGGCGGACGTGATTGTGATTGACACTGCCCACGGCCACTCCGAGCGGGTGCTGGACGCCGTGAAGGTCATCAGGAAGGCGCTGCCGGAAGCCGAGCTGATTGCGGGCAACGTGGCCAGCTTTGAAGGGGCCCGGGACCTGATTGAGCTTGGCGTTTCAGGAGTGAAAGTTGGGATCGGCCCCGGATCGATCTGCACCACCCGTGTTGTTTCGGGCGCCGGCGTTCCCCAGATCACAGCCATTGCGGAATGCGCCCGCGCCGCGCGCAAAGCAGGAATTCCGCTGATTGCCGACGGCGGCATCAAATTTTCGGGTGATATCACCAAAGCCATCGGCGCAGGGGCGAGCGTGGTGATGATCGGCAGCCTCTTTGCCGGCACTGAAGAAAGCCCGGGTGAAACCATCCTTTACCAGGGGCGGACCTTTAAGTCCTACCGCGGGATGGGATCGGTGGGTGCGATGCAGGAAGGTTCCAGGGACCGCTACGGCCAGGAAGATTTGAGCTCCAAGCTGGTTCCGGAAGGGATTGAGGGCCGCGTGCCTTACAAAGGCCTGCTGGCTGACATGGTGCAGCAGCTTGTCGGAGGGCTTCGGTCCGGAATGGGTTATTCCGGCTGCGCTACCATATCGGAGCTTCAGCAGACGGCACGGTTTATCCGGATTTCTCCGGCTGGCCTGCGTGAGAGCCACGTGCATGACGTCATCATCACCAAGGAGGCCCCCAACTATCGCCTTGAATAA
- a CDS encoding N-acetyltransferase, whose product MEIDTITKFPPEALVAAAEPAQSTILPALRKARLTDAPALFELIHQYATKEVLLHRSLPELYENIWEFTVAEKDGQVAACGALRLYNEELAEIRSLCVDPQQKASGLGRAVTYRLMHEAERLGLKRVFALTMAPDFFSKMGFYPVERTALPQKVWRDCLQCEKYFRCDEVAVVFDLANLDSGNAHAHPEAE is encoded by the coding sequence ATGGAAATCGACACCATCACGAAGTTCCCTCCAGAGGCGCTTGTGGCGGCTGCGGAGCCGGCACAGAGCACGATTTTGCCAGCCCTCCGCAAAGCCCGCCTTACCGACGCTCCCGCCCTCTTCGAGCTGATCCATCAGTATGCCACCAAGGAGGTCCTGCTTCACCGTTCGCTCCCCGAACTCTACGAAAACATCTGGGAGTTCACAGTGGCAGAAAAAGACGGCCAGGTGGCGGCCTGCGGAGCGCTCCGCCTTTATAACGAGGAGCTGGCGGAAATCCGGTCGCTTTGCGTGGACCCTCAGCAGAAGGCCTCAGGACTGGGCCGTGCGGTCACATACCGGCTGATGCACGAGGCAGAGCGGCTGGGGCTGAAAAGGGTCTTCGCGCTCACAATGGCCCCTGATTTCTTCTCCAAGATGGGTTTCTATCCCGTCGAGCGGACCGCGCTGCCCCAGAAGGTCTGGCGAGACTGCCTGCAGTGCGAGAAGTATTTCCGTTGTGACGAAGTGGCCGTAGTCTTCGATCTTGCGAACCTGGACAGTGGGAACGCCCACGCGCATCCAGAAGCAGAGTAG
- the argF gene encoding ornithine carbamoyltransferase codes for MEKQEQLTVHDLIADQDLCASDVHLIFDLAGRVKASPASYAQALAGKQLAMIFEKPSLRTRVTFEVGMTSMGGFAVYLDHSKPRLGERESIKDVARNLDRWVNGIVARTFSHSSVVELAENASIPVVNALTDLLHPCQALGDYFTLTEKFGRVKGLKLAFIGDGNNVCHSLMLTGARLGATVRVATPSGFEPKTEMVEQAKALARTTGAKIHVLRDPLEAVAGVHAVYTDVWASMGQEYAAHLRTQVFAPYQVTESLMQAAGPDAVFLHCLPAHRGQEVIDAVIDSSRSLVYDQAENRLHVQKALLLLLMQSH; via the coding sequence ATGGAAAAACAAGAGCAACTGACTGTCCATGATTTAATCGCCGACCAGGACCTTTGTGCAAGTGACGTCCATCTGATTTTTGACCTTGCAGGGCGAGTGAAGGCCTCACCCGCGTCATACGCTCAGGCACTTGCCGGCAAGCAGCTGGCGATGATCTTCGAAAAGCCGTCGCTCCGCACCCGCGTGACTTTTGAAGTCGGAATGACCAGCATGGGAGGGTTCGCCGTTTATCTGGACCACTCCAAGCCGCGCCTGGGGGAACGGGAATCGATTAAAGACGTTGCCCGCAACCTTGATCGCTGGGTAAACGGCATCGTGGCCCGCACTTTCTCCCACAGCTCGGTTGTTGAGCTCGCCGAGAACGCCTCCATCCCCGTGGTGAACGCTCTCACGGACCTGCTTCACCCCTGCCAGGCGCTCGGTGACTACTTTACCCTGACGGAGAAGTTTGGCCGCGTGAAGGGTCTGAAGCTGGCCTTCATCGGCGATGGCAACAACGTCTGCCACTCGCTGATGCTGACAGGCGCCAGGTTGGGCGCGACAGTCCGGGTGGCAACGCCCTCCGGCTTTGAACCCAAAACAGAAATGGTGGAACAGGCGAAAGCGCTGGCCCGCACAACGGGCGCAAAGATCCATGTGCTCCGCGATCCTCTGGAAGCCGTTGCCGGCGTGCACGCGGTTTATACCGACGTCTGGGCCAGCATGGGCCAGGAATATGCCGCACATCTCAGGACGCAGGTTTTCGCACCTTATCAGGTGACGGAGAGCCTGATGCAGGCCGCCGGGCCTGACGCCGTTTTCCTCCACTGCCTTCCGGCGCACCGGGGACAGGAAGTCATCGACGCCGTTATCGATTCTTCCAGGTCGCTCGTCTACGACCAGGCCGAAAACCGCCTGCACGTTCAGAAGGCGCTCCTCCTGCTGCTGATGCAGTCGCATTAA